CCTCTCCacttgagaagatttttcaagaCATTTACACTTGCAATAAATTCAGAGAAGTTCAAAAAGAAGTGATAGGGATGCTTGCAACTCTTCCAACTCTTCACCGGAAGGATGGTGTAATTGCAACTTAccatgtagaagatgaagtgaaTGTCGATGGTTTCATTAAGGATGTGACCCACACAGTCTACATTAATGAGGCCGAATGCGAAGTGAAGTGTTCATGTGCCTTATATGAGATGAGAGGGATTTTGTGTAGACATGTCTTGGGCATTATGAGAGTTAACAAAGTCTGTTCGATTCCAAATAAGTACATactagatcgatggaggaaagaCAGAAAACGAACTTACACCCTTATACAAAGTAGTTATGACGTGGTTGATCAGAGGCCTGAAGTTCTGAGATATTCACGCATCATCAAGAAATGCTACGAAGTAGCTACAAATGCAGCATCATGTGATGACCATACTGAGGATATGCTACGTAAGCTAGAAGAAATGAACTTAAGCTACCACAGCAACAAGCCACCGTCGAAGGTTGTAAGTTCTACACTCGATACAACGACTGAAGCGAGTTCGAAGAAAGTACTGAATCCCCATGTGGTGAGGGGAAAAAGCAGACTGCCGTCTCTTAGGAAAAAATCAATGATTGAGCGGGTGAAACCCATGACGAAGAAGGGTAGTCAGAAAGGAAAACGTGAACAGGTACATTGATATGAAGGATGATGTAGAACTTTCAGCTTCTATTTGTTCATTTAACTGTTAAGAGTGAAATATACttccaataaatatttttttctgtttttttgtaCTTCGTAGCCGCATGGACTAGAAGGAGAAGTTGTTAGAACGTGTAAGAACTTATCTGGCCAAACAGATGTTGGGAGATAACAAGATGTCCCAGTTCaggtaatattataattttgaacgTGGCTTATAGGAGGTGGAGTAATTGTGTTATTAATACGtggttttcaaaattatatattattcgGGAAAGACTTTGATCTAacattttttggatttcttgtTAGCCGCCTCACAACACTACCGAAGTGTTGGACTTTAATGCCACCGAGTATGGATTGGTCGTGAATAagactcaagaaagtgtaaataGTCTTATTTAAAtacagtttttattttctgtttattgGATTTGGATATTGCCATTATATGTTggtttgatatattttaaaatattatatctcaCAGATGCAATTTGGGGTAGATGGAACCCAGCCGGATAGCTTGCGTGAGACACACCCGTGGGAATAAATCTGGCCATAATGGGGTTTGTATCTCAAATGCACGGCCTATTATTTTgggaagatgaaaattttttcccAGCAATTTTCATCATATATGTTTAATGCATCTTCGAGTTttatttataatgtttttatttagaaatatgTAGTTACCTTATGGgtactgattgagctgaaatattgcatattttagttatttaaaaccaatgtattttaaattcatcatgatattattattggttttagatggaaaaatagttaataagcataaatacgagttgcgatttttaattgattaatatcatgtttatgcttaattttataactatgatttaatgggacaatatttcctcacatatatagtttatttgtgataatatattttttcttttaatttatttttttgagtgttatttttattttcagttcaaataaatcCAATTGGAACTGTTGACGATGAAGAAGAGTACCCTTGCTTCTGTTCTACGTGGTGGAGATGGTGATGATCAGCCAAATCAAGAGAAcgaaattttgatgatgaagatgaactGATTTTGAGATAGAGCTTGATGTAATGGGAATAAAACCCAAAAGGAGAACATGGGAGCTGGACGTGAATTAAAAGGTTTGGATGAAACGCTTCATTCTCACATCATTCGGAAACATGCTCAACAACCACACTCGGTGCAGCACTCACACATCAGCAggaacaacatcattcacataCGGCTGGAGCACTCATGCTATTTTTCGTGAGGTGGGTTCTTGGCTGGCAGACTTCACGGATGGCACAGGAGAAGAAAGGAATCCTTTTTCGTTTGAGTGGAAAGAGGGCTACGACTTTTTCGTTTAGTCAAGCTACTTTTCGTTCATTTGAGGAAGAGATACGGattgagagaattggagagaggAGTACAGAATTTTCAACTACacgaaatgaaggaaaataagcAAGAAGAAGAGTCAACATTTTCGGAAAGCAAGGGGCTGGAATTGGAATTAGCTGAAGGGGTAGGCAGCAGCAGAATTGGTGGGagttgagagagggagagacgtGTGAAGAAAAGTCATgagcaaacaaaaagaaataaaaagcaaaagccGGAAAGAATAGGCGTGAGAGTGGGTGAGCATGGAATTTTAAAGTAATCCGGTGAGGTTACGTATGTTACATGAGTAGAGAGGGtaggaaaggagaaaaagtgaGTAGGGAATGAGTGTGTTAGCTGAAGTTAGCTGAACGTGGGCCctctcattaaagaaaagaagtgagATGTTGGTTGATAGGGGATGCAGCCGAGATTGAAGAAGTGATAAGTGGGGTCAGTTTGGTAGAGTGGAGAACGATTGGTTTAACTTGAAGAAAGGAAAGGGCATTCTTCTGGACTGGATAGCTGGCAAGAGGGAACGGACGAGCAGCAAAGCAGGGGTAGGCAGCAGCAGAATTTGGAGGGGGAGTCATTCTTCTTTTTCGGCTTGGACTGGAAAGCTGCTGcagcaagaaagaaaatcacaatgCAACCACATTACACATGCAATGAACACAGCAACACACggctataaaaggaaagaaagctgaAATGAAGAGGAGTCGATTTTCGGGAGCAGTAGCTTAGTTtaaagtttcttttctttttgttgaaacgATGGAAGTTGTTTCCAGGgggagtttttagttttatgttttCGAGTAGCAGGAGTGGGGGTAGGAGCTTGAAGTACTCTCTCGGGCAGTAGCTTAGTGGGGcctttcttattttgttttggttGGGACTTCCACTtgagctggagtgagaccagctgGGGGGATTCGGACAGTAGCttagtttagttttgtttttgttatactTTTCATTTCGGACTTAGGAGTTTTAGGGGAGTTGAACttgttgtttttcatttatTCTCATTCGGGACAGCAGGAGgaagtttgtttattttctgtttgctttgtattctcattcggacagcagttgtttacttgttcagttgttttattttctgttgttTACTTGTTTGTTTGGCTGTAATTGTTTTAGGAGTTCAGttgctttatttttctgtttagaaGCAATGGCACGGCAgttttcatttattgtattgttttcttgttttattttctgtttagaagcTAGTAGCAGCATCACGTaaagttttagtttttgtttacttgtttcactttcatttttgtttacttgttttACTTCTCATATTTAGTTCTTATTCTTTCGGTTGTAGCATTAAGTCTTTCTTTTTCCGTTCTCTCGTTTGTGTTCATCGTTTGGAGTTTGCAAGTTTAATTTTCTTCatgctcttttatttttcctttcacctttaatttctgtctatttaaattactgtcatttatttttccttgcaCCTTGAATtcctctatttaaattaatgtcatttatttttctttctcctttaaatttcagtctattaatttcagcaattttaatttacgttcttgcattttaattccttacatttcatcgctgcacttaaaaccaacaaacatgaatctggttcacgaccagtaaattttgattttcattgcacttttccatccattgtacatatcatcctcttattttctcttgtgaagtttttcacatttttttaaacaagtttaattttaagcaactttccctgaggagacgatctaggaatttattcctaattattacacgacatcctcctgcacttgggatagcattagtgctactcatttttgagtgagtcaggtACTAATACTTGGGCATTTTTTTGATGTTTATTCTTGTCACTTGATTTTTGGTGTTCCCATTTCAGTTCAGCAATGGTAGATGAACAAGAGTTTTGTACAAAAGTATCCGCCACACATTTTTTGGTGTAATTATGTGGGTTGGATCAACTCATTGTTTCATACAAGTGTCATCGTAGATTCTGTATTGCAAGATGCGTGGAGATAGACTTGCAAAAGATATTAATGGGGTGTACATATTTTGGTTTTGGAATGGCTGGACAGTTGCAGTGTTGCTGGGTAAATTTTCTGTTGCGTCGACATAGGAGATATGGGTTGTGGTTATTTTTTGATGTGTGGATAGAAGATTTtggttatatttaatttttgatgTTTGGATAGGAGATGGATTGTGTAAGGCAATTTTTTGATGTGTGGAACCCAGATGGatagtgtaacagcccgctaaaaattcaattgtgaaatttctattagctttaggaatctcgtgaagactccataagttttcacaaattaatcgtataggttttagtctaactacataattagtgttattatttactatggtatcaaaagtatttttttgatgattggagatagttagaagtgtcaaaatgtattatagtttgtaccattagactcggagggtcatTTAAactcttatggcgcaataacattttttcatattttcggacgaaacgtcggTTCAAaattgtgaatattattggataaaaatatcttaaattaattttgtggatattattggataaaaatatcttaaactaatttcgtggatattattagataacaaatatcttgagatgatttttgtagatattatcggataagagagtcttacacttaactctcactctgggCAAGAGAGACTATGaagcccccaaattccgtttgggatcggacggacatttgaagcgtcgagacatgcaacacaaggttacctgcccccgttcatgacatataagatgcaatattcctaacatacatctaacaatatgcaatattcgcagcggataaatttttttctttagcaatactatgcaccaaattgaaaatatctcaaatgcttaaaacatacttcatacataaaaacccactgaacaactaagatcacaacactagtccaaaatggttatgatccaaaaagtactagagatgcaactcaatcatacaagtagtaattcatgttaattactatattaacattgatgtcgcaccgtcgcttagttaactgtgtctagttgatcagctcctgattctccttcaagtcctgtaacaagatctaccattcggggggaatggtagttgggactaccaaagtgagatttgattacaaatctcagtaagttaacaaaaaaacttccacacaagctaatgatgcatggatgacagtaaaagcataaatgtataatcaaattcataaataattaaagcataacttggcatacaatatagcataattgacataacttaaattgacttaacatgaatatgatatgaaacttaacttatcgtgaacttgttctgaaacttgacttgacatgaacttgatctgaaacttgacttaacatgaaaaatacatactccacagttgttgtggccccatgtattctacacaaaatggacttaacatgaaaaatacatactccatagttgttgtggccccatgtattctacgtgtaaatacatactccacagttgttgtggccccatgtattttacggaaatttattctttaactgcttaaatacatactccacagttgttgtggctccatgtattttatgtgtcacaattgctgtgtctcacgtagtgtatgcatcacaattgttgtgaccctatacataagtaatcaaaatgaaacgtgactggaatacgaaatgactgaagccctgacgtaacataacgtgacttgaatataacttgaaatacatgaccaacttgagatagaaacatttcgtaacatggcataacatataatagacaacatatttaacatgacatacttgcaatgtacagtaatacatgacagaatatattatgtaacagataaaaattgatgacaaaataaattttgtataatagacaattacgtgataacttggcatggcatgacatatatgataacatacatacatacactgtagttcctttacttagcacacatacacagtagaccgctagtaagttaaaagctaacttacctcgatctcctcgtttcttataaaacttcaagtgcgatcacgaggaactgtaattagtaagtctaaaagttagaactaaatcaataataatttgaaatatggaaaaatactaacttaaagagtaaaattttcattttactctctacatgtgggaaaatgaccgttttacccataacttaaggattttccatactaattccaaaagttttcaaaatttacattcctcatgtaaattttgtcctaaacttaaatatcaactcaaacaaatttaaaacaaaacacaactatggaaaacacactatgaccgaaacatccataggccatttcccttgatttttgttgcaattccttccaacttcaaaactcatgcttaaaccaaaattttgcaacaaacatctttcaatcctaagttcaaaaccatacttaaaacatccattaagaaaaaattaataatcaacaccaaacttttttgtaaaaagatccaagcacttgaatcacaagttttgaccttaaatcaaaacatctccaagaatttcaaaaatcaaatcttacttctaacatattcataatatcatcctaacatcaaccatgctttaaatcatcaaattaaagtcaccaaaatcacaaaataacaattggagtttttggttttacacttagtccaaaattagaaactttttcctcaactagttttgataaatctcttgatctatgacttataaatatatgatcttcaaaccaaatcatcacatggtttaaaaagatgtcctaaaacatatataagcctctaattcaagatcacatggttagaaattaaccaaacataaatttagccaagaatatccacactttaacttatctgaatatctctttgcataaaatttcatatctttgaaactaacatcaaatattttcaaaataataatataacatgtatataagatgcttaaaatcctccaataaaattatcaaagtcattagaataggtttagaccaccaaagagttaaactttctcaaaacagaaactgtttttcttcttccagtttctaagtttctaaatctaagaaaagctttcatcaaaacctttaatcatgcaaaaatcctcaaccaatagtcatatatacatgttgacaatacttcataaaaatttcggaccaatatctatccattagcttggtcaaaaactccaaactataacatattctcctgtttatctctcagaatgacctttctatagtttatataatatttgactgatcaaataatcttcaaataggacaaataagatatccatgtaaactagactaaaaaaaacaacttatatgaaggagactttatgataaaacacttacaaaagcttcgaaatgggcgtgcaaaagaactcctaaaagctgtccgagagaaagtatttgatattcttttaaaggaacgtgtaaatgaagataagtttgtaggtgatggctggagatacttatggacgagataaggaagatgataaggctggagttgagagttgagtgtagttttctcctacctaaaatatctataaaagattatcttataatattctatccaataatatctacaaaaatcaacttaagatatttttatctaataatatctataaaaatcaactcaaaatatttttacccaataatattcacgaaaattacctcaagatatttctttttatttttatttttatccaataatatccacaaaatcagtttaggctattttccaaaagtagagagtatacttggaagagtaaggtggctaaagtctttccatgtgtcctattaaaactttttaactatttccaataatcaaaaacatacttctgataccatagtgagtaataacatcaactatacgattaatagattagtgaaaacttattgggtcttcacgagattcataaaaccaatagaaatttcaccgttaaatttctagcggactgttacagagacctacactcaactctcactccagcctcatctcttccatatctcatccataagtatctccagccacccccccacgaaattatcttcatttacactttccattaaaagaataccaaacactctctctcagacagtttttaggagttcttttgcacacccatttcaaagtttttgtaaatgttttatcataaagtctccttcatataagttatttcttttttagtctagtttatgtggatatcttatttgtctcatttgaagatcatttggtcagtcaaatattgtgtaaactataaaaaggtcattatgggagataaactagagaatatgttatagtttggagtttttgaccaagctaatggatagatattggtccgaaattgttatgaagtattgttaacatgtgtatatgatcattggttgagaatttttgcatgattaaaggttttgatgaaagcttttcttagatttagaaacttagaaactggaagatgaaaaacagtttctgttttgagaaagtttaactctttggtggtctaaacctattccaatgactttgataattttattggaggatcccaagcatattatatacatgttatattattattttgaagatatttgatattagtttcaaagatataaaattttatacaaagagatatttggataggccaaagtgtggatgttattggctcaatttatgttttggttaatgtttaaccatgtgatcttgaattaaaaatttatatatgttttagaacatctttttaaaccatgtgatggtttgatttgaagatcacatctttataagtcatagatcaaaaggttaatcaaaacaagttagaaacaaaaatcaatagaaatagcatatgagaatttcggccctatggaattttaatagttgtgattagttttaaatttttctaaattgatatttgagttgaggataaaatttatatgaggcatgtaaattttggtgacttttggagttagtatgcaaaatccttaagttataggtaaaacgatcattttcctacatgtagagagtaaaatgaaaattttactctttaagttagtattttccatattttaaattattagtgatttagtgctaacttttagaatcactaatcaCAGTTTCTCATGATCGCgtttgaggttttataagaaacgcggagatcgagataagttagtttttaacttactagcagtctactgtgtatgtgtgttaagtaaaggaactatagtgtatgtatgtgtgttatcatatatgtcatgtcatgccaagttatcacgtaattgtctgttatacagaatttattcggtcatcagtttttatctgttatataatatattctgtcatgtattgttgtacATTATAAGTACATCATGCTCAGTATGTcgtctattacatgtatgtcaagtcatgtaatattcactgttgcaagtatgtcatgttaaatacgttgtctattatatgttatgccatgttacgaaatgtttctatctcaagttggtcatgtattttaagttatgttcaagtcacgttatgttacttCAGGGCTTCAGttcttttgtattccagtcatgtttcatcttgagttacattcagtttcgtggggtctacaacaattgtggcacacgaagtatggggtcacagcaattgtgacatatacactacgtgagacacaacaattgtgacacgtagaatacatgaggccacaacaactgtggagtatgtatttaactacattgtgacgcgtataatacatggggccacaacaactgtggagtatgcatttaattgcattgtgatgtgtagaatacatggggccacaataactgtggagtatgtatttacacgtagaatacatagggccacaacaactgtggagtatgtatttttcatgttaagtcaagtttcagaacaagttcatgttaagacaagtttcagatcaagttcatgtcaagtcaagttcagttcacgtttcaatttaaattatgttaattatgctatgttgtatgtcaagttatgctttaattacttatgaatttgattatacattcattcttttactgtcatccatgcatcattagcctgtgtggaagtttttgttagcttactgagatttgtaatcaaatctcactgtggtagtctcaactaccattcttcccaaatggtagatcttgttacaggacctgaaggaggatcaagagctgaccaactaggcACAGTTGACTTAGCGACGGTgcaacatcaatgttaatatagtagttaacgtaaattactacttgtactatggagttgcatctctagtactttttggatcataaccatttttgactagtgttgtgatcttagttgttcaatgatttttatgtatgaagtatgttttaagcatttgagatattttcaatttggtgcataatattgctaaagaaaaaatttatccactgcgaatattgcatattgttagatgcatgttaagaacattgcatcttatatgtcatgaacggggacatgtaacattgtgttgcatgtctcgacacttcaaatatccgtccgatcccaaacgaaatttgggagcgtcacagggtggtatcagagcaatacgtctctgggaagtaaatccacatgtccttaagaaatgcaccaaatattaggcttaaaattttagtcgtcattaGACTTGGATTTCTTAaaagtatgaaaggtagtatgtgctTTTAATACATGTACTCGTGTGTTTTAAGAAAGGACACATGACTCATGGTAGAATATCTCaaaatcctaagggagataacaatcaagaggatcataATTCCCctatggatgaaggattagctgAGGTTGTAAGTTTGCTAACCAACGTGCTTAGACATCAATAACTACGGCAAGTGCACATACCCATTAAAGTGTATGCTGTCACTCAGAGAGACGTAGATGCTGGTGTCCTAGGAACTGCAGGAGCTGGTATCATCACTagtattttactaggacctatgtgtggttaaacatagttaaggttgatctgattgcaattgatggtagtattgcattattattattttggagtaggtcaagtcattggagttggtaaattgtacattgtttgattcaaacgagtcattgtttctgtaacagcccgctagaaattcaattgtgaaatttctattaactttagaaacctcgtgaaaaccccataagttttcatgaatccattaatcgtataggtttttgtctaactacaaagttagtgttattatttactatggtatcagaagtgtgttttttattattggagatagttagaagtgtcaaaatgtattatggtttgtgccattagactcggagggttatttaaagtcttatggcgtaataacattttctcatattttcggacaaaacgtctgttccaaactgtagatattattggataaaaagaaatatcttgagataattttcatgaatattattgggtaaaaatatttttagttgatttttatagatattattagataaaaatatcttaagttgattttttgtagatactattggatagaatattatgagataatcttttatagatattttgggtaggagaaaactacactcaactctcaactccagcctcatctcttccatatctcatccataagtatctccagccacctctccccatgaaattatcttcatttacactttccattgaaagaatatcaaacactctctctcggacagcttttaggaggtcttttgcacaccaaTTTCGAAGTTTTTTTaggtattttatcataaagtctccttcatataagttgttccttttttattctagtttacgtggatatcttatttgtcccatttgaaaatcatttggtcagtcaaatattatataaactatagaaaggtcattctgggagataaactggagaatatgttatagtttggagtttttgactaagctaatggatagatattggtccgaaatttttatggagtattgttaacatgtgtatatgattattggttgaggatttttgcatgattaaaggttttgatgaaagattttcttagatttagaaacttagaaattggaagaggaaaaacagtttctgttttgagaaagtttaactctttggtggtctaaacctattccaatgactttgataattttattggaggatcctaagcatcttatatacatgttatattattattttgaagatatttaatgttagtttcaaagatatgaaattttatgcaaagagatatttagataagccaaagtgtggatattcttggctaaatttatgttttgattaatttctaaccatgtgatcttgaattagaagcttatatatattttatgacatctttttaaaccatgtgatggtttggtttgaagatcatatatttataagtcatagatcaagagatttatcaaaactagttgaggaaaaagtttctgtttttggactaagtgtaaaaccaaaaactccaaatgttattttgtgattttggtgactttagtttgatgatttaaagcatggttgatgttaggatgatattatgaatatgttagaagtaagatttgatttttgaaattcttggagatgttttgatttaaggtcaaaacttgtgattcaagtgcttggatatttttacaaaaaagtttggtgttaattattagctttttctaaatggatgttttaagtatggttttgaacttaggattggaagatgtttgttgcaaaattttggtttaagcatgagttttgaagttggaaggaattgaaataaaaatcaagggaaatggcctatggatgtttcggccatagtgtgttcttcatagttgtgttttgttttaaatttttctgagttgtttttttaagtttaggacaaaatttacatgaggaatgtaaattttggaaact
This Carya illinoinensis cultivar Pawnee chromosome 11, C.illinoinensisPawnee_v1, whole genome shotgun sequence DNA region includes the following protein-coding sequences:
- the LOC122282468 gene encoding protein FAR-RED IMPAIRED RESPONSE 1-like translates to MDGESPKAIITDQDRVMKNAISLVFPNSLHRFCLWHILKKIPEKLGSHGAYKTGLKSQLLNCVYDSHTIEEFEVSWEVFIMEYNLQENAWLKSLYDEYTYWAPVFMKKFDNALRKKIENESAADFHSFNVTIPLVSPSPLEKIFQDIYTCNKFREVQKEVIGMLATLPTLHRKDGVIATYHVEDEVNVDGFIKDVTHTVYINEAECEVKCSCALYEMRGILCRHVLGIMRVNKVCSIPNKYILDRWRKDRKRTYTLIQSSYDVVDQRPEVLRYSRIIKKCYEVATNAASCDDHTEDMLRKLEEMNLSYHSNKPPSKVVSSTLDTTTEASSKKVLNPHVVRGKSRLPSLRKKSMIERVKPMTKKGSQKGKREQPPHNTTEVLDFNATEYGLVVNKTQESMQFGVDGTQPDSLRETHPWE